The following are encoded in a window of Panicum virgatum strain AP13 chromosome 5N, P.virgatum_v5, whole genome shotgun sequence genomic DNA:
- the LOC120673689 gene encoding mitochondrial thiamine diphosphate carrier 2 isoform X1: protein MGSEEEPSQMRRALVDSLAGAISGGISRTVTSPLDVIKIRFQVQLEPTTSWGVLQRDVYGPSKYTGLLQATKDILREEGLPGFWRGNVPALLMYMPYTAIQFTVLHKLKTFASGSSRTEDHLHLSPYLSYVSGALAGCAATIGSYPFDLLRTILASQGEPKVYPTMRSAFVDIIKTRGVQGLYSGLSPTLVEIIPYAGLQFGSYDTFKRSMMTWNRYRYSHLNLGSEDDSVSSFQLFLCGFAAGTFSKAACHPLDVVKKRFQIEGLKRHPRYGARIESSTYKGMYHALKEIVAKEGFGGLYKGLFPSLVKSAPAGAVTFVAYEYISDWLESILM from the exons atgggcTCCGAGGAGGAGCCGTCGCAGATGCGGCGGGCGCTGGTGGACTCGCTCGCGGGCGCCATCTCCGGCGGCATCTCCCGCACCGTCACCTCCCCCCTCGACGTCATCAAAATCCGCTTCCAG GTTCAGTTAGAACCCACAACCTCATGGGGTGTTCTTCAGAGGGATGTATATGGACCTTCCAAGTACACTGGGCTTCTGCAGGCAACTAAAGATATTCTCAGAGAGGAAGGTTTGCCG GGATTTTGGAGAGGAAATGTACCTGCTCTGTTGATGTATATGCCTTATACAGCCATACAGTTCACTGTTCTACACAAGCTAAAAACATTCGCTTCTGGTTCATCTAGAACAG aggATCATTTGCACTTGAGCCCTTACTTATCCTATGTAAGTGGAGCTCTAGCAGGATGTGCAGCAACTATAGGGTCATATCCATTTGACCTTCTGAGAACTATTCTTGCATCTCAGGGTGAACCAAAG GTTTACCCCACTATGAGGTCTGCATTTGTTGATATAATCAAAACTCGTGGTGTTCAAGGGCTTTATTCTGGTCTATCTCCAACTCTTGTTGAAATCATACCATATGCTGGCTTGCAATTTGGTTCATATGACACTTTCAAACGTTCGATGATG ACATGGAACAGATATAGATATTCACATCTTAACTTGGGTAGCGAGGATGATTCAGTATCAAGTTTCCAGCTGTTTCTTTGTGGTTTTGCAGCTGGGACATTTTCAAAGGCTGCATGCCACCCACTTGATGTTGTAAAGAAAAGATTCCAG ATTGAAGGACTAAAAAGACATCCAAGGTATGGAGCTCGAATCGAAAGCAGTACATATAAGGGCATGTACCATGCCTTAAAAGAGATCGTCGCAAAGGAAGGGTTCGGAGGCCTTTATAAGGGGCTTTTCCCCTCTTTGGTGAAATCGGCCCCTGCTGGTGCTGTGACGTTTGTGGCCTATGAATACATCTCAGACTGGTTAGAGTCGATACTGATGTGA
- the LOC120673689 gene encoding mitochondrial thiamine diphosphate carrier 2 isoform X3, which yields MGSEEEPSQMRRALVDSLAGAISGGISRTVTSPLDVIKIRFQVQLEPTTSWGVLQRDVYGPSKYTGLLQATKDILREEGLPGFWRGNVPALLMYMPYTAIQFTVLHKLKTFASGSSRTEDHLHLSPYLSYVSGALAGCAATIGSYPFDLLRTILASQGEPKVYPTMRSAFVDIIKTRGVQGLYSGLSPTLVEIIPYAGLQFGSYDTFKRSMMTWNRYRYSHLNLGSEDDSVSSFQLFLCGFAAGTFSKAACHPLDVVKKRFQIEGLKRHPRYGARIESSTYKGMYHALKEIVAKEGFGGLYKGLFPSLVKSAPAGAVTFVAYEYISDWIGSKAGVE from the exons atgggcTCCGAGGAGGAGCCGTCGCAGATGCGGCGGGCGCTGGTGGACTCGCTCGCGGGCGCCATCTCCGGCGGCATCTCCCGCACCGTCACCTCCCCCCTCGACGTCATCAAAATCCGCTTCCAG GTTCAGTTAGAACCCACAACCTCATGGGGTGTTCTTCAGAGGGATGTATATGGACCTTCCAAGTACACTGGGCTTCTGCAGGCAACTAAAGATATTCTCAGAGAGGAAGGTTTGCCG GGATTTTGGAGAGGAAATGTACCTGCTCTGTTGATGTATATGCCTTATACAGCCATACAGTTCACTGTTCTACACAAGCTAAAAACATTCGCTTCTGGTTCATCTAGAACAG aggATCATTTGCACTTGAGCCCTTACTTATCCTATGTAAGTGGAGCTCTAGCAGGATGTGCAGCAACTATAGGGTCATATCCATTTGACCTTCTGAGAACTATTCTTGCATCTCAGGGTGAACCAAAG GTTTACCCCACTATGAGGTCTGCATTTGTTGATATAATCAAAACTCGTGGTGTTCAAGGGCTTTATTCTGGTCTATCTCCAACTCTTGTTGAAATCATACCATATGCTGGCTTGCAATTTGGTTCATATGACACTTTCAAACGTTCGATGATG ACATGGAACAGATATAGATATTCACATCTTAACTTGGGTAGCGAGGATGATTCAGTATCAAGTTTCCAGCTGTTTCTTTGTGGTTTTGCAGCTGGGACATTTTCAAAGGCTGCATGCCACCCACTTGATGTTGTAAAGAAAAGATTCCAG ATTGAAGGACTAAAAAGACATCCAAGGTATGGAGCTCGAATCGAAAGCAGTACATATAAGGGCATGTACCATGCCTTAAAAGAGATCGTCGCAAAGGAAGGGTTCGGAGGCCTTTATAAGGGGCTTTTCCCCTCTTTGGTGAAATCGGCCCCTGCTGGTGCTGTGACGTTTGTGGCCTATGAATACATCTCAGACTG GATTGGGAGCAAGGCTGGAGTTGAGTGA
- the LOC120673689 gene encoding mitochondrial thiamine diphosphate carrier 2 isoform X2 yields the protein MGSEEEPSQMRRALVDSLAGAISGGISRTVTSPLDVIKIRFQVQLEPTTSWGVLQRDVYGPSKYTGLLQATKDILREEGLPGFWRGNVPALLMYMPYTAIQFTVLHKLKTFASGSSRTEDHLHLSPYLSYVSGALAGCAATIGSYPFDLLRTILASQGEPKVYPTMRSAFVDIIKTRGVQGLYSGLSPTLVEIIPYAGLQFGSYDTFKRSMMTWNRYRYSHLNLGSEDDSVSSFQLFLCGFAAGTFSKAACHPLDVVKKRFQIEGLKRHPRYGARIESSTYKGMYHALKEIVAKEGFGGLYKGLFPSLVKSAPAGAVTFVAYEYISD from the exons atgggcTCCGAGGAGGAGCCGTCGCAGATGCGGCGGGCGCTGGTGGACTCGCTCGCGGGCGCCATCTCCGGCGGCATCTCCCGCACCGTCACCTCCCCCCTCGACGTCATCAAAATCCGCTTCCAG GTTCAGTTAGAACCCACAACCTCATGGGGTGTTCTTCAGAGGGATGTATATGGACCTTCCAAGTACACTGGGCTTCTGCAGGCAACTAAAGATATTCTCAGAGAGGAAGGTTTGCCG GGATTTTGGAGAGGAAATGTACCTGCTCTGTTGATGTATATGCCTTATACAGCCATACAGTTCACTGTTCTACACAAGCTAAAAACATTCGCTTCTGGTTCATCTAGAACAG aggATCATTTGCACTTGAGCCCTTACTTATCCTATGTAAGTGGAGCTCTAGCAGGATGTGCAGCAACTATAGGGTCATATCCATTTGACCTTCTGAGAACTATTCTTGCATCTCAGGGTGAACCAAAG GTTTACCCCACTATGAGGTCTGCATTTGTTGATATAATCAAAACTCGTGGTGTTCAAGGGCTTTATTCTGGTCTATCTCCAACTCTTGTTGAAATCATACCATATGCTGGCTTGCAATTTGGTTCATATGACACTTTCAAACGTTCGATGATG ACATGGAACAGATATAGATATTCACATCTTAACTTGGGTAGCGAGGATGATTCAGTATCAAGTTTCCAGCTGTTTCTTTGTGGTTTTGCAGCTGGGACATTTTCAAAGGCTGCATGCCACCCACTTGATGTTGTAAAGAAAAGATTCCAG ATTGAAGGACTAAAAAGACATCCAAGGTATGGAGCTCGAATCGAAAGCAGTACATATAAGGGCATGTACCATGCCTTAAAAGAGATCGTCGCAAAGGAAGGGTTCGGAGGCCTTTATAAGGGGCTTTTCCCCTCTTTGGTGAAATCGGCCCCTGCTGGTGCTGTGACGTTTGTGGCCTATGAATACATCTCAGACTG A